One Euphorbia lathyris chromosome 1, ddEupLath1.1, whole genome shotgun sequence DNA segment encodes these proteins:
- the LOC136210544 gene encoding inositol hexakisphosphate and diphosphoinositol-pentakisphosphate kinase VIP2-like isoform X4, producing the protein MSAAAFDKGLFDLEGKLTPIMVSLVSKDSSMLDGLGNASADIKVAKDLIHWSLLFDIVDGYSPTLPHLKGLQNCDTATSAINQVLFCSSN; encoded by the exons ATGTCTGCAGCTGCATTTGATAAAGGCCTATTTGATCTAGAAGGAAAACTAACACCAATCATG GTGTCTCTTGTTAGCAAGGATTCCTCCATGTTGGATGGTCTTGGCAATGCAAGCGCTGATATAAAAGTAGCCAAG GATCTGATTCATTGGAGTTTGCTTTTCGACATTGTTGATGGGTATTCTCCTACGTTGCCACATCTCAAAGGCCTTCAAAATTGTGATACTGCTACTAGTGCAATTAACCAG GTGTTGTTTTGTTCTAGTAATTGA
- the LOC136210544 gene encoding uncharacterized protein isoform X3: MLVLVILNHLWELASLNVVIIVMSAAAFDKGLFDLEGKLTPIMVSLVSKDSSMLDGLGNASADIKVAKDLIHWSLLFDIVDGYSPTLPHLKGLQNCDTATSAINQVLFCSSN, from the exons ATGCTGGTGTTGGTCATATTGAACCACTTGTGGGAATTAGCATCACTGAATGTTGTCATTATAGTG ATGTCTGCAGCTGCATTTGATAAAGGCCTATTTGATCTAGAAGGAAAACTAACACCAATCATG GTGTCTCTTGTTAGCAAGGATTCCTCCATGTTGGATGGTCTTGGCAATGCAAGCGCTGATATAAAAGTAGCCAAG GATCTGATTCATTGGAGTTTGCTTTTCGACATTGTTGATGGGTATTCTCCTACGTTGCCACATCTCAAAGGCCTTCAAAATTGTGATACTGCTACTAGTGCAATTAACCAG GTGTTGTTTTGTTCTAGTAATTGA
- the LOC136210544 gene encoding inositol hexakisphosphate and diphosphoinositol-pentakisphosphate kinase VIP2-like isoform X1, whose product MLPLITLYDIACDGTGLLRLHGTYRHELKIYTSYKSRVQMSAAAFDKGLFDLEGKLTPIMVSLVSKDSSMLDGLGNASADIKVAKDLIHWSLLFDIVDGYSPTLPHLKGLQNCDTATSAINQVLFCSSN is encoded by the exons ATGTTACCCTTAATAACATTGTATGACATTGCATGTGATGGTACTGGCCTGCTGCGTCTTCATGGTACTTACCGTCATGAGCTTAAAATTTACACCTCCTATAAGAGTCGAGTGCAG ATGTCTGCAGCTGCATTTGATAAAGGCCTATTTGATCTAGAAGGAAAACTAACACCAATCATG GTGTCTCTTGTTAGCAAGGATTCCTCCATGTTGGATGGTCTTGGCAATGCAAGCGCTGATATAAAAGTAGCCAAG GATCTGATTCATTGGAGTTTGCTTTTCGACATTGTTGATGGGTATTCTCCTACGTTGCCACATCTCAAAGGCCTTCAAAATTGTGATACTGCTACTAGTGCAATTAACCAG GTGTTGTTTTGTTCTAGTAATTGA
- the LOC136210544 gene encoding inositol hexakisphosphate and diphosphoinositol-pentakisphosphate kinase VIP2-like isoform X2 has protein sequence MLPLITLYDIACDGTGLLRLHGTYRHELKIYTSYKSRVQMSAAAFDKGLFDLEGKLTPIMVSLVSKDSSMLDGLGNASADIKVAKDLIHWSLLFDIVDGYSPTLPHLKGLQNCDTATSAINQG, from the exons ATGTTACCCTTAATAACATTGTATGACATTGCATGTGATGGTACTGGCCTGCTGCGTCTTCATGGTACTTACCGTCATGAGCTTAAAATTTACACCTCCTATAAGAGTCGAGTGCAG ATGTCTGCAGCTGCATTTGATAAAGGCCTATTTGATCTAGAAGGAAAACTAACACCAATCATG GTGTCTCTTGTTAGCAAGGATTCCTCCATGTTGGATGGTCTTGGCAATGCAAGCGCTGATATAAAAGTAGCCAAG GATCTGATTCATTGGAGTTTGCTTTTCGACATTGTTGATGGGTATTCTCCTACGTTGCCACATCTCAAAGGCCTTCAAAATTGTGATACTGCTACTAGTGCAATTAACCAG GGTTGA